The DNA sequence GCTCCGACGAGCCGGTCGAGTCGAAGCGAACCTGGACCTTCGCACCGACTACGCACTGCTCTACATCACCATATAGCCGAACGAACAGCCAGGGCCCCTCCGACAGTTCGACGACTGCGCTGACATACGGAACGGCACCGGCCAACAGCGGATGCGGCGCCTGGTGAACCACTGACCAGCTCACCAATGTCCCGGCCCCGGAGGCAATCACCGGTTGCAACGTCACGTCGGGATCACCCGGATCCAACGATGCTTGCGGAGGCCAGATCACTCCCGACCGGTCGGCCTTCAGCTGCAACTCTCCGCGACTCGCTGCATCGTAGAAAGCGGCCGACGAATCGTCGCGCTGCACAGTTGGATAGCTGTTCATGCGGCACTCCGTTCATGCGGGCTCAGCACCAACGTCGAATGATGTTCCAGGATGCCGCCGTTGCCACTGACGATGAGCACGTCGTTGCGCGGTGCCTGTCGATCGCCACCGGCCCCACGAGCCTGGATGATCGCCTCGGACAGTGGAGTGAAACCCCACATGTAATAAGAGGACAACTGACCCCCACCCGTGTTGCAGGCCAACTCCCCGCCCGGAGCCAACCGCCCGTCCGACACGAACTCGCCACCCTCGCCCTTCGCACAGAATCCGTAATCTTCGAGCGTGACGAGGACCGTAAAGGTGTAGCAGTCGTACAGCTCCGCGACGTCGATGTCGCTGACGCTGATCCCGGCCATACGCATCGCCTGTGGCCCCGAACGGGCAGCGGGTGTGACGAGGCCCCACTCGGAACCGGCATGCATTCGCCGTGGCCCGTGCGCCTGCCCATAGCCCCAGACGTGGACCGGTGGCTGGGCCAGCGCAACGGCGCGTTCCGCCGAGGTGACGACGACCGCGACTGCTCCGTTGCTGACCAGGCAGCAGTCGAGCAGGTGCAGCGGATCGGCGATCCATCGTGACTCTTGGTGGTCGGCAACGGTGATGGGATTGCGCAGTTGGGCCAGTGGGTTGCGGGCCGCCCAGGACCGTTGCGCCACCGCGATTTCCGCCAGTTGCGTAGAGCTGGTACCGAATCGTTCCATGTGCCGCCTCGCACACAGGGCATAGAGGATGTTTGGGTTGACCGCACCGGAGACCAGCGACCACCCGGTGAATCCCGATGCCGGGGTTCCCTTCTGCCGCTTGTTCGCCGCTCCCACCCATGATGCCCCCGCAGATACCTTGGGTTTGAGCGGGGTGTCCGCGAACACGCAGACCACCGTGGAAGCGGCGCCCTCGGCGATAGCCCTAGCGGCCTGCGCCACCATCACACCCGCGCTGGCACCGAAGGCCTTGATTTCGTTCAGAACGGCCAACTCGTGCAGGCCCAAGACGGCCGACAATCCGATCCCGAGGTCATTGGTGACCCCCGGCGACACCAACAGGCCGTCGACGTCGGATAGCTGCAACCCTGCGTCCGCCACCGCATGCAGCACTGCCTCCGCGGCGAGCCGTGTCGAGGACCGCCCGTACACCTTGCCCATCTCAGTCATACCGAGCCCGACGATTGTCGCGTCCCGCGCACTGACTCCCACGTCTAGATTCCCTTCCGGGGCATTGGCCTATGGCTACGCAGTTCATCTTCAATGTCCCAATCAGAGCATAATATGCGTTGCCCAAGCGATCGAAGCTCGCCTGCAGTAGGTCCGGACACAGGTTTCGGAGTCCCGTCGCGGCCGACGTATAGCATCGTCACCATGACGCGCTATGCGGCTTTCCTGCGCGGTGTCAACGTCAGCGGAACGACGATGAAGATGTCTGATGTGGCAGCCGCTTTCACCAACGCCGGGTTCACCGGAGTCCGCACGATCTTGGCCTCCGGCAACGTCGTGCTCGAGTCACCATCATCCGCGCCGAAGGTCCGCACCACTGCCGAGACCGCCCTGCGGGAACGCTTCGGCTACGACGCCTGGGTTCTGGTCTACGAGCTGGACACCGTGCGAAAGATCGCACAGGACTACCCCTTCGATCGCGAGGTACAGGGTCAGCACTCCTACGTCACGTTCGTCAGCGATCCCGGGATTCTCGACGAACTCGCCGCGCTGGCCGCCGACGCCGGGGCCGACGAGAGGATCGCCCGTGGCGACGGCGTCGTGTATTGGCAGGTGCCCAAGGCCGCGACACTGGACTCCACCATCGGCAAGACGATGGGCAAGAAGCGCTACAAGTCCTCGACCACCACCCGCAACCTGCGCACCCTGACCAAAGTCCTGCGCTGAGTCCCGCGGGTACTGTTTTTGGTGATGAACCAGCCCGTCACCCTCACCGGAGTCTCCGAAACCGCACTGCTGACCCTCAACGGCCGCGCCTATCAGGCCGGCCTGCCCGGGGCGATCCTGCATGACCCGATGGCCATCGAACTGCGCGACGCCATTGCGTTCGACTACGACAAGTTCGGCCGCAAGGGCCAGGAGATGGCGCTGCGTTCGCTGGCCGTCGACGCCTGCACCACCGGATACCTGCGCAGCCATCCCAGGGCGACGGTGGTCGCGCTGGCCGAGGGCTTCCAAACCAGCTTCTGGCGGCTGTCCGAGGCGATCAGCGACCCGCAGTTCAGCTGGGTATCCGTGGACTTCGCGCCGGTGATCGAACTGCGCGAACGCCTGCTGCCGACCGACCCGCGCATCACGAACCTGGCGCAGTCCGCACTCGACTACAGCTGGATGGACCGGGTGGACAGCAGCAACGGCGTGTTCATCACCGCCGAGGGCCTGTTGATGTACCTGCAGCCGCACCAGGCGATGGACCTGATTGCCCAGTGCGCCAAGCGTTTTCCCGACGGCCAGATGTTCTTCGACCTGCCGCCGGTGCTGGTCAAGAAGCTGGCCCCCAAGGGCATGCGGTCATCCAAGCACTACCGGGTACCGCCGATGCCATTCAGCCTGTCGGTGGATCAGCTGGCCGCTCTGGTCAACACCATGCCCGGCGTGACGGCCGTGCACGACATCCCGATGCCCAGGGGCCGCGGCTTCTTCTTCGAGAAGGTGTTCCCGGCGATCTGGGCGTTCCGCCCGGCCAGGAACCTGCGCGGCGCCTACACCCTGCTGGAGTTCGGCTGAGCCCTCACTCGAACGCGGCGTCGAGGTAGCGCAGCGCCTCGGCCTTCCCCAGGCCCAGCGCCCGCGCGGTCTCGGCATAGGCGTTCGCCGCCGCGGCCATGGCCGCGTCGGCTGGATCGGCCCGGGCCACGAACGTCCCGAACCGGCCCCTGGTTTCGACGATTCCCGCCGTCTCCAGCTCGCGGTAGGCGCGGGCGACGGTGTTGACGGCCAGGTCCAGCTGGCCGGCCAGTTCGCGCACCGTGGGCAGCCGGGTGCCCGGCGGCAACCGACCGGCCCGAACGCCCTCGATGATCTGGGTTCTCAGCTGATCGAACAGTGCTGTGGGCGCGTGGACGTCCAGGCGCACCCAATCCCCCAACTCCGACACGTGCTGATTATCGCCGAGACCGGCTATTTTGGTGGATGTGCGAATTGCGGTGCTCAGCGGGGCGGGAATCTCCGCCGAAAGCGGTGTACCGACCTTCCGGGACGACGAGACCGGTTTGTGGGCCAAGTACGACCCGTACGAACTCTCCAGCACGCAAGGCTGGCAAAGCCATCCCGAACGGGTGTGGGCCTGGTATCTGTGGCGCCATCACCTGGTCGCCACCGTGGAACCCAACAACGGGCACCGGGCGGTGGCCGCCTGGCAGGACTACGCCGACGTCACGGTGATCACCCAGAACGTCGATGATCTGCACGAGCGGGCGGGCAGCAAGCCGGTACATCATCTGCACGGCAGCTTGTCCGAATTTTGGTGCGACACTTGCGGTTCGCGCTATCACGGCCCGTTGCCCGACATGCCGGAACCGGAGCTGGAGAAGATGCCGCCGACCTGTGAGTGCGGCGGGCTGATCAGGCCGGGCATCGTCTGGTTCGGCGAGCAGTTGCCCGACGAGCCGTGGCAGGCGGCGGTCGACGCCGTCGCCACCGCCGACATCCTGGTGGTGGTCGGCACGTCCGGCATCGTCTACCCGGCGGCGGGCCTGCCCGAGGTGGCGCTGGCGCAGGGAGCCGTGGTGATCGAGGTCAATCCGGAGGCCACCCCGCTGTCGGACAGTGCCACGCTGACGATCCGGGAGTCGGCCAGCACCGCGCTGCCCACCCTGCTGCAGAAGCTGCCCGAGTTACTGGGCAGCTAGCGCCCGGCCCAGTGCCACCTCCTGCACCGGCAGCGGTACCCAGGCTGGGAATGTCGCCTCGTGCCGGGCGGTTTGGATGGCGAAGCCCGCCGAGGTGATCGCCCGCTCCGTCTCGCGGTGAGTGTGGCAGTTGCCGGCCATCCGCGGCCAGATCGTCGCGTCCGCCAGCCGCTGCAATCCGCCACGCCAACCCGGCTGGGCGACGTGCTCGAAGTAGCGCAACTCTCCGCCCGGCTTGAGCGTCGATTTCACTTGGCGCAGAACAGCTTCCGGATTCTCCACCGAACACAGCACCAGCGAACACACCACCGCGTCGAACGGTTCGGCGGCGGGCATGGTCTCGACCGTGGTTTCGATCACGGTGATCGGAACCCGCGCCGCCGCTGCGGCCGCCCTGGCCTGAGGCGCCAGCCGGGTCTCGGGCTCCAGTGCGACGACCTCGGTGACGGTATCGGGGTAGAACTCGAAATTGGTGCCGGTGCCGGCACCGATCTCCAAGACCCGGCCATGCAGGCCGGCCAGATTCTGCTGACGCATCGTCTTCATCGCACCCGACTCGTGGGTCGACATCAGCGTCCAGAAACGCGCGAAGAAAGGGTGGTCGAAGGTTTGTGACGTCGGTGATGTCATTGTCGAAGGTCCTCCCGCCGGTGTCCCTCCCACGCTAGCCGCCGCCCGGCGCACCCACCGTGGCGGGCACCGGCTCCGGTGGCGCTTCGCTGAAGCCGACGCGCTGATGCAACCGGACCAGGGGTTTGGGAGCCCACCAGTTCCAGCGCCCCATGACGTGCATGAACGCCGGCAGCAGCGCCATTCGCACCAGGGTGGCGTCGACCAGGACAGCCAGCGTCAGCCCCACCCCGAACACCCGCATGAACGACACCTGTGCGGCGATCAGTGCGGCGAACGCGATCGCCATGATCAGGGCAGCGGCCGTCACCACTCGGCCGGTGCGGGCCAGCCCGAGCGCCACGCTCTCGTCGTTGTCCTCGCGGGTCTTCTGGGAGGAAAGCCAGTACTCTCGGATCCTGGCCACCAGGAATACCTCGTAGTCCATCGAGATACCGAAGGCGATACAGAACAACAGCACCGGCATGTTGGCTTCCATGGTGCCGGTCGGGGTGGTGCCGAAGGCACCGAGATGGCCCTCCTGGAAGATCCACACCAGCGCCCCGAATGCGGCAGACAGCGATAAAACGTTGAGCGCCAAGGCTTTCAGCGGCAGCACCACGCTACCGGTCAGCATGAACAGCAGTGCGAAGGTGATCACCGCGATCAGCCCCAGCACCATCGGCATCCGCGACACGATGGCGTTGACGTTGTCCCGGTTGACCTGGGCACCGCCGGTGATCCATACGTCGTGTCCGGCCGGCTGGGGCACCGCGTGCAACCGGTCCAGCTGAATCTTGGACGCATCCGAGAACAGCGGGGTGGTGCTGCGCACCGTCAGATATGCACTGCCCGCAGAGGTGCCTGACGGCGCGGAGGCCGGACCGACCTTCTTGCCGTTGACGAACGTCGCCGTCGGTGCCGACACCAGCGCCACGTCCGGCACCCGCGACAGGTCGGCTGCGTAGCGCTCCATCTCCTGTGGCGCGATGCCGTCGGCGTCCGGGATCACCATCGACACCGCGGTGGAGAAGTCGCTGGCGAAGTCGTTGCGCAACTGATCGCCGACCTGATGGGTGGATGCCGTCTTGGGCAACACCCGATCGTCGGGGTTGCCGAACTGGATGTGCAGGAACGGCACGCCGAGCAGTACCAGCAGCGCGACGATCGCGGTGCCGATCGGGATGGCTCGTCGCATCACGAATTTGGTTGAGCGATACCAGAATTGGCTTTCCAGTGGCTTGGCGACGGGCTCGGGCCGGTGGAACATCCGGCGCACCATCCGGCGGATGTCCAGAGCGTCCAGCCGATCACCGAGCAGGACGATCGCCGCGGGGGTGACGATCACCGCGGCGCCCGCCGCGAACGCCACGGTGGCCACCCCGGCGTAGGCGAAGGACTTCAGGAAGTACATCGGGAACAGCACCAGCACCGACATCGACAGCCCGACGGTGGTGGCCGAGAACAGTACGGTGCGCCCCGCGGTCGCCATGGTGCGCAACAGCGCACTGTCCCGGTCGGCGCCGCCGGCGATCTCATCGCGGAAGCGGCTCAGGATCAGCAGGGTGTAGTCGATGGCCAACGCCAGGCCCAGCGCGGTGGCCAGGTTCAGCCCGAAGATCGACACGTCGGTGACGTAGGTGATCAGCCGCAGCACCGTCATCGCGCCGAAGATCGCCATCAGCCCGACGGCGATCGGCAGCGCGGCGGCCACCAGCCCGCCGAACACCCAGATCAGCACCAGAAAGCTCAACGGAACCGCAATCGACTCCATCATCAGCAGATCCCGTTCGGTCTGCTTGGTGATCTGGGAGTAGATCATCGCGGTGCCGCCGGCCCGTACCGTGACGCCGTCCCTGCCCTCGCCGATCTGTTTGACCAGTGTGGTCGCGTATTTCTGGGCGTTGTTCTCCCCGCCGTCCAGCACGGCAACCACCAGGCCGGTCTTGCCGTCGCGGCTGATCAGTTCGCCGGCGGCCGCTGGCGGGGAGGTCCAGGCCGAGCTGACCCGCAGCACGTACGGCGAGGCCTTGAGCTGGTCGACGATGCCGGTGGCCACCGCCCGGGCCGCGGGGCCGGCGGCGCCGTCGGGGGACGTGACGGTCAGCAACAACTGCTGGTCGCTCTGGCCGAACTTCTCGCCCAGCAGCTGCGCTGCCCGGCTGGACTCGGAGGTGGGGTCTCCGAAGCCACCGGCGGACAGGCTCGTAGCCACCGGAATGCCGAAGATCGCGGTGGCGGCCATGATGATGGCCGCCACCGCGATGATCCGCCGGGGTGCGCGTAGAGCCAGGTGCGCCAGTGTGTGCAGCACAGTCTCATCTTTGTCGCTGTTCACCAGCTCAAACGTCAGTATTCGATGACGCAACCGTGACTTATGACAGGAGCCGACCTGACTCCGGAGTAAGAATTGCCACCATTTTCCGAAACGTGACTCAAAGAATCCTTAATGGTGACCAATACGATCAGGCTCATGTGGATCGACGACACCAGTGCCGATGTCATCAAGGTCGACTTTGACGCGCTCTATCACGGCGACGTCCTCGTGGAGGGCGACACCTCAGAGCAGTTCGAGGACCGGCCTCCGTTGGCAACCGCCAGCTGACCTGAACGCCGAAAGGCGCCTCCACCGCTCGTGAGCGGCGAGGCGCCAATCGGAGTTCTCAACCGTTCCGCGCACCTGGCGCGGTGTGCCCGCCTGACGTTCAGGCGGGCACTTTTGCGTCGTGGCCCGAGGAGATCATGCCGGTCAACCGGCCGGTGACGATGTCCTCGGCTTCCGAGACGATCCGGCTGACCAGGTCACCGACCGTCGGGATGTCGTGGATCAGACCCATCACGGTGCCCACGGTCCAGATGCCGGCATCGAGATCGCCGTCGTCGAAGACCCGCCGCCCGCGCACGCCGGCGACCAGGTCCCGGACGTCCTCGAACTGTCCGCCGTCCTTAAGGATCTGCACGACCTCCCGCGACACGACGTTGCTGGCCACCCGGGCGGTGTTGTGCAGGCTGCGGAAGATCAACTCGGTGCCGCGCTCGTCGCCGGCCACGATCGCCTCCTTGACGTTCTGGTGGATGCAGGACTCCACCGTGCACATGAACCGGGTGCCCATGTTCACTCCGTCGGCTCCGAGAGCCAACGCCGCCACCAGTCCGCGGGCGTCACCGAAACCGCCGGAGGCGATCATCGGGATCTCGATCTGTTTGGCCGCCGCCGGGATCAGCACCAGACCGGGGACGTCGTCCTCACCGGGGTGCCCGGCGCACTCGAAGCCGTCGATGCTGATGCCGTCGACGCCGAGGCTCTGCGCCTTGACCGCATGCCGCACCGAGGTGCACTTGTGCAGCACCTTGATGCCGTTGTCGTGGAACAT is a window from the Mycolicibacterium anyangense genome containing:
- a CDS encoding DUF1697 domain-containing protein: MTRYAAFLRGVNVSGTTMKMSDVAAAFTNAGFTGVRTILASGNVVLESPSSAPKVRTTAETALRERFGYDAWVLVYELDTVRKIAQDYPFDREVQGQHSYVTFVSDPGILDELAALAADAGADERIARGDGVVYWQVPKAATLDSTIGKTMGKKRYKSSTTTRNLRTLTKVLR
- a CDS encoding MMPL family transporter, whose protein sequence is MLHTLAHLALRAPRRIIAVAAIIMAATAIFGIPVATSLSAGGFGDPTSESSRAAQLLGEKFGQSDQQLLLTVTSPDGAAGPAARAVATGIVDQLKASPYVLRVSSAWTSPPAAAGELISRDGKTGLVVAVLDGGENNAQKYATTLVKQIGEGRDGVTVRAGGTAMIYSQITKQTERDLLMMESIAVPLSFLVLIWVFGGLVAAALPIAVGLMAIFGAMTVLRLITYVTDVSIFGLNLATALGLALAIDYTLLILSRFRDEIAGGADRDSALLRTMATAGRTVLFSATTVGLSMSVLVLFPMYFLKSFAYAGVATVAFAAGAAVIVTPAAIVLLGDRLDALDIRRMVRRMFHRPEPVAKPLESQFWYRSTKFVMRRAIPIGTAIVALLVLLGVPFLHIQFGNPDDRVLPKTASTHQVGDQLRNDFASDFSTAVSMVIPDADGIAPQEMERYAADLSRVPDVALVSAPTATFVNGKKVGPASAPSGTSAGSAYLTVRSTTPLFSDASKIQLDRLHAVPQPAGHDVWITGGAQVNRDNVNAIVSRMPMVLGLIAVITFALLFMLTGSVVLPLKALALNVLSLSAAFGALVWIFQEGHLGAFGTTPTGTMEANMPVLLFCIAFGISMDYEVFLVARIREYWLSSQKTREDNDESVALGLARTGRVVTAAALIMAIAFAALIAAQVSFMRVFGVGLTLAVLVDATLVRMALLPAFMHVMGRWNWWAPKPLVRLHQRVGFSEAPPEPVPATVGAPGGG
- a CDS encoding NAD(P)H-dependent flavin oxidoreductase, with protein sequence MALKTKFTEVFGVEHPIAQGGMQWVGRAELVAAVANAGALGFITALTQPTPADLAKEIQKTRELTDKPFGVNLTILPSINPPPYDEYRQVIVDEGVKIVETAGSNPAPHLPMFHDNGIKVLHKCTSVRHAVKAQSLGVDGISIDGFECAGHPGEDDVPGLVLIPAAAKQIEIPMIASGGFGDARGLVAALALGADGVNMGTRFMCTVESCIHQNVKEAIVAGDERGTELIFRSLHNTARVASNVVSREVVQILKDGGQFEDVRDLVAGVRGRRVFDDGDLDAGIWTVGTVMGLIHDIPTVGDLVSRIVSEAEDIVTGRLTGMISSGHDAKVPA
- a CDS encoding GntR family transcriptional regulator translates to MSELGDWVRLDVHAPTALFDQLRTQIIEGVRAGRLPPGTRLPTVRELAGQLDLAVNTVARAYRELETAGIVETRGRFGTFVARADPADAAMAAAANAYAETARALGLGKAEALRYLDAAFE
- a CDS encoding NAD-dependent deacylase gives rise to the protein MRIAVLSGAGISAESGVPTFRDDETGLWAKYDPYELSSTQGWQSHPERVWAWYLWRHHLVATVEPNNGHRAVAAWQDYADVTVITQNVDDLHERAGSKPVHHLHGSLSEFWCDTCGSRYHGPLPDMPEPELEKMPPTCECGGLIRPGIVWFGEQLPDEPWQAAVDAVATADILVVVGTSGIVYPAAGLPEVALAQGAVVIEVNPEATPLSDSATLTIRESASTALPTLLQKLPELLGS
- a CDS encoding Zn-ribbon domain-containing OB-fold protein translates to MNSYPTVQRDDSSAAFYDAASRGELQLKADRSGVIWPPQASLDPGDPDVTLQPVIASGAGTLVSWSVVHQAPHPLLAGAVPYVSAVVELSEGPWLFVRLYGDVEQCVVGAKVQVRFDSTGSSEQPGEVVPVFELVSG
- a CDS encoding thiolase family protein, with product MGVSARDATIVGLGMTEMGKVYGRSSTRLAAEAVLHAVADAGLQLSDVDGLLVSPGVTNDLGIGLSAVLGLHELAVLNEIKAFGASAGVMVAQAARAIAEGAASTVVCVFADTPLKPKVSAGASWVGAANKRQKGTPASGFTGWSLVSGAVNPNILYALCARRHMERFGTSSTQLAEIAVAQRSWAARNPLAQLRNPITVADHQESRWIADPLHLLDCCLVSNGAVAVVVTSAERAVALAQPPVHVWGYGQAHGPRRMHAGSEWGLVTPAARSGPQAMRMAGISVSDIDVAELYDCYTFTVLVTLEDYGFCAKGEGGEFVSDGRLAPGGELACNTGGGQLSSYYMWGFTPLSEAIIQARGAGGDRQAPRNDVLIVSGNGGILEHHSTLVLSPHERSAA
- a CDS encoding class I SAM-dependent methyltransferase — protein: MNQPVTLTGVSETALLTLNGRAYQAGLPGAILHDPMAIELRDAIAFDYDKFGRKGQEMALRSLAVDACTTGYLRSHPRATVVALAEGFQTSFWRLSEAISDPQFSWVSVDFAPVIELRERLLPTDPRITNLAQSALDYSWMDRVDSSNGVFITAEGLLMYLQPHQAMDLIAQCAKRFPDGQMFFDLPPVLVKKLAPKGMRSSKHYRVPPMPFSLSVDQLAALVNTMPGVTAVHDIPMPRGRGFFFEKVFPAIWAFRPARNLRGAYTLLEFG
- a CDS encoding class I SAM-dependent methyltransferase produces the protein MTSPTSQTFDHPFFARFWTLMSTHESGAMKTMRQQNLAGLHGRVLEIGAGTGTNFEFYPDTVTEVVALEPETRLAPQARAAAAAARVPITVIETTVETMPAAEPFDAVVCSLVLCSVENPEAVLRQVKSTLKPGGELRYFEHVAQPGWRGGLQRLADATIWPRMAGNCHTHRETERAITSAGFAIQTARHEATFPAWVPLPVQEVALGRALAAQ